The DNA window GAACTGACCCCGTTATCGACGGTAGAACTTTTTACAGGATACAAAAAGTATGTCacttttatacatgtatatacatatctctAACTACTACTTATAACAATTGCTACAACAGTATTTATTCGTTTAACAGCAAAAAGTTAAgggtaaatattaatataccgATGAAGACGGAATTAAAGGTTGAACAAGAGACTACGCACAAACACATAGAAGAAGATAGGAAACTTTTAATTCAGGCAGCAATTGTTAGAATTATGAAAATGCGGAAAGTATTGAAACATCAACAGTTGGTGGCGGAAGTATTGAACCAATTAAGCTCTAGATTCAAGCCGAGAGTACATGTCATTAAGGtgagtttatttatttaaaaaaagattctgttTTTTCCAATATCACTCGTGTGCACAGATGcgatctatataatatataaattgcatctatgcacatgagtgaatattttaaaaaatttgacttacaccccactatggcttttatcccttcatatatttttaaaaatcttataaagaCGATATTACTGAtttgtgtaaatataaaaattacgcaATAATAATACCAATGTTTTAATAAACCTAAAATACTTTTCTTGCAGAAAtgtatagatattttaattgaaaaagaatatttggaGCGCACAGAAGGACAAAAGGACACTTACAGCTATCTGGCATGATCAGGGCAACGATACAGcaacaaaaacaaaatgaaaataatatacacactcactcactcactttCATTGATATATACGTATCagacttatttatttaaggtCTCGAATGTAATTCcctatttttattctgtatgAATACCCTTGTACCATACTGTCATTCTGGTCGCATTTAGAGTCTggctttttatatatcttttaaaagatatatgaaTATAGCGTAAaagattgttaataaaattatttcgtaattattAGCCAATGCTAGGTGTGTTACTGTCTGTGCTGATTTTCAAAACGAGGCGAATATCGCTTTGCTGTAGTATTACAAGATCATCATTTAAGACTAGATAAtcaatagataattatataaaattataaaaaaagatgtattttCATTGCATTATTAACACCAATATTTTCCAGCCTTGTAACtgaaaatactaaaaataatttattttttacaaactgaAAGGAGCGTATTGTAAATGTGGAGGAAGTAAAAGATGTGTTATGTCcactattatatatgtatatacaaaaaagattATCATAAATTGTAATTGGTTATACGAAAAGAAATCAACttcacatacacatacacatacacacacacacacacacacacacacacacacacacattacaATAAGATgtactatataataaaaggcAGAATGTACAAAAATTTGCGAGCACATAGATAGTAATGCATTTTAGCAAAAGTTTAACTTTTACAATAGGCATACATAAGccggaaaattttatatcaatatatgtaaaattctaTCATAATCATAGCAATTCAAATGTTTTTGCGCGATAGCATAATTACGTCAACTCTGCGTGTCCTAGAtagaatatttgaaattacaagaaattacaaatctgctaataatttcttttcgaGAGTATACTAACACCAATTCGCTCAATTCACGCGATCgctaaagaaaagaaatcaacattttacacaattaaatttaagagtataattttttctatgcAAAGTCTGGTGAGGTGATTGTCTCGATTATCTTTTGGCCCGAAACAGGATTTGAAGATTAATATGCTGGTTAACTTAATGATGATTGATCTTGAATACATTTGTTTAtatgtttgtaaaatttttattgctgtGGTAAAGAGTTGCGAGAAACGCTTGATGTTCGTGCAATATCGAAACAGtaagaatatttatgatataataggatttaaaaatgcaaaagtatatatataaacgagtAACAAACGTAAGCTACAAGTGGTGCTTATGTGAATCTTAACTTTAGTGCCCTCAATAAGGGTCAGGAAGAATTGTAGATCCTGTAATTATAAGCGCTCATAATAGGTACGATCATCTCGAGATTGAGTTTTGAAACtcaatatgtgtataaaaatgaacgaaagagagagagagagagagagagagagagaagtttagaatttttaagtaCATGTATCATGATCTTAGATACTCAAAtattaatgacattttttcatgGCATATTGTCGATGATAAAAATCTGAAGAGGAATAAATTGagaattattgtaattaaattgtattaacgTACTTGCCCGCAGGGGGTGAGTGTAACAACGTCTACATATTTAACAGAAAAACATTAacttaaatgtattttattaaagtgtaCTGCGAATTTCCTTTTCAAATTACGAAAGCATTAATGTTATTCGAGCTATAGGTTGTGTAGAGGGATACCGACTATATTATCATACGGTCTTTATCCATGTACTTGTGATATttgctattatttaatttctatataaaaagaagCGATTTTTTTCGACGAATTGTTTGCGAAAATAAGTTTGTAAGTTTTTTGTAAGTTTAGACATATACTACGGTATACATCACCTAGGTCGAAGATTTACAATCTTTTTGTCGCAGAAGGAACACTAGAGGCccccgcacaatgaaaaatacaagGGACAgggaacagatattagcgattacaaataagaaatcaggaaTAAAGCTGGTGTAGCATTAATACACGGCTTCCGAtaggttaaaaatctattaccTGTGTTATTCCCTGTTTCTGTTGCctgtatttttcatcgtgcattcaactttattcttgattctttAGTCCTAATTAATTAGGACCGTATTGTTATTGGTTAATATACGCGGGCCTTTGATTATTTAGCTTTCCTTAGTCGAGCGAGACCGTATTGTTATTCGTTAATATACACGGGCCTTTGATTATTTTTAGCTTTGTAGTCGCTAAtatatctgttccttgttccttatatttttcattgtgcggagGCCTTAACATTCATGTGTATCACCCAGTGAAATATCATTGATAATTTTGATGaactgcatatttttttttaaattcgttTAGCTCGTCGCGTGACACTATTTTAAATGCGTCGCAATTGTAAAGGCAAATAATGGATATTTATATTCGCGTTGAGATATTCGCGGCAAAACCTGAACGCTTCGAATTTTTGTACACTCGAAAGTTTGTTATTGTCAGTTATTATTCCTCGCACCAAACGCAGAAGTTATGTAAATAAACTGAATGAGAAGACATTTGAAACTGTGAAACGTAAAACGACTTGGATTTGATATATAGTCACGAtggaaatcaatttttttttagagcgATCTCCTATTATTACCTTGCTGTTAATCCTCGgataggaaaaataaaaaaattattatcaagcCTTAAAACAACTTTTATCCGCAAAATGTATGATTTCCATAGCGACTGCGAAGATCTCATTTTCTTACGATTACGTGGACAACGGAGTTTGTCGAGAACAGATCTTACAGAATGTTTGCTACACATCTTAACAGAAAGGCTGCAGATTTAATGCAAGACTTGTATGCAATGTCGTTGGCATGTTacgttaatagaaatatagcAGAATTtgctaataaaatatgacgACAGAGGCCGAACGAAATCTGTAGGATGCAGATACACCGTCCTGTTATGTTTGTAAGTTCTGTTAGTAGAAGTTTAATGCGGATACATTTGATACTAATCTGCTGCCTGTCTACCGTAGTAGAATATTCACTTATACTTATTggatatgttgaaaaaaatctgcaaatCCTTTTACGGTCTATTTAGTCAGATATGCAtttgctattttatataaagtcaATGAATTGCTGTAAACACAGTAAACACACGTATGGATATGGAATGGAACagaaacatgaaatataaatgttcgcagaattattaataaaagaaataacaatatCTGATGAATCACGAATGTAAGTCTTTATTGATGAAGCATGAAATATTTCGATTCGATAGTACTTGATTTTGATAcgtgaaataaatacatacacgCTTTCTATAAAAAGATGTATATCAAATCTGATTTGtgctgtaatatataatactgtaaaatataagtagCTATAAAATGGGATTAATTTCATCTTTTGTACAGTACATAAGTTACAGTCATTCGAtcaatgttttatacaaagtGTCCCCGAAAGGGGGACATTTAGAAATGGTCCCGGGATGTAGATTGACTAGGAACAATATTACCATAAACGCTATTACGATACATCAGTGACTTTCTGAGGTTTCCACTCTAATAACTTCGCAAAGTCTTCTTTCGTTAAGGTGATTTGCCCATTTGCCATCAAATGTatctacaaaattataaagttgtaaaaaattcatattatgtAATGCCGCACAAATAGAAGAAGTTAATGACAAAATACAATGTACGTACGTTTTGTTTCTTCAAATTATCTATGAGTAGCGTCTGTTTCTTAAATGCTTGCACCAATTCCGACCGCTGTTTCTCCAAATTCTTTACGGCTAATCTCTTATCGTCTTGTAACTTTCTGATTTGATTTCTTAATTCCTACAACGTGGATACGCGTTACAGATTTAGATTGTACAGATTTAggtatatactttattatacctTCTCTTCTATCTGGCTGCACTTTAAGGCACTTTTGAGTTTCTCGTTGCTTTCTAGAGATCTGTTTAATCTCACATCGAGATTGGTTGACTGTTGATTCAACGTTCTTATCTCTTTCTTAAAACTTTCCAAGTCCTAAAAGGGAATATCACTGTAATAGACTAACAGTTGTGTAACATATAACAAACAGAGGCTATAAAGATACCTTcttcaaaacaatattttcgtTGCTCAGAGCTTGATAGTCTGATAGCGTATCCGAATTTACACGTTCCAACTTTGTAACTGTATCGTTTAACGTTTCTATCTGATTGCGCAGTTTAATTTGAGCGTCGTCAAGCCCCTTCTTCTCCCCCTCTAATTCTTTGCAATAATCGCACTATGTATAAACAtgataattcataaatttattttcataagtCTAAGAATTTTTAGGCagttgcatattttaattttttcaaacactCCCTTATTTACAACAGCAAGCGACAAAATGAGAAGAGACATTACCTTATTGTTGTACTCGAGTTGCACCgtttgtaactttttatacAGCATATCTATCTTGCCCTTGAGCAAAGTGATAACAGCTTTATTTCCGACGTTACTATCTTTCTTTGGAATTTCAGTGTCGTCGATACATTCTACCGATGCTGGAGCCTCAGAGACTTTAATTGACGATGTTCTTAATTGTTTATCTATCCTTAGTGTCGTATCTCCTAAGCGCGCAGCCTTTGCATCTTCCAAATTTGGATTCgcattgttaaataaattttcggtACGGGCATGTATGATTGAATCCACGGTCTTCATTACATCGCGCGTCTTTAGCTGAAGATCACGATTCAGTCGATAGAACTCCTTCTCCTTTGCCAATAAATCATCAGACATGTCtctaaaataatatcgtattgtgttaaacaaattatacatgcttgtaattaaatatggcaataataaaacaataacttTCAGTAAGAAATATAAGTCAttctgataatttatttattttaagtctGCATTTCGGTTAATATATGTGACCTGATCTAGCTTAATTGTCTCACATATCCTTATATCGAATGTAAGTTACATATTTGTTACAAATACACGATGGAATTAGGTTAAATATTTGACTTGACCAACTTACGTTTGTTTTTATGGAAATACGTTCATTCGGTGcttctttgtaataaaaaggaaTCTTGAAAAGTCGTTAAAAATCGTTGTTTACACCGTGAGAGAAATAATCGGCCACACTATATAAAAGCGACACCTTTTAAggttagaaaatatattgatgGAATATGATAATAGTGTAACATATGATGCAAATAgtacataaatacatttgaaattaaatggaATAATTTAATCGACGGAAAGCAAGGAGcaatgatttaaaataacttcattttgtgtaaaaagttacaaacttaattttttttatttagaagagGAATGTCTATTCCCTAACACCcagaacaatatataaataaaagttaaaaaaagtttaacccggtaaaaaattttttatataaaaacatatgttACTTTTCTTgttatatacaagaaaaataataagaatttaaaaataattaaaaggataattttcgcaattttttttgcaaaagttattctaatttttttttaattataattatattctttttagtatatttttccTGGTCGATTATACATTAGGAGCaaggaagagaaaggaaatatatatagacatattttaatacaattgcataataattatacgatttattatgcgaatgatatataaaatttatacgatGCGTTTtcagcaaagaaaaaaattgaatttcagCTATGCGACGCATAAATATAATCGTATGTGCGTATGTAcaacataaaataagtaaaaggaaataaatattaaattaataataaacatgtacaattttttgttcacAATATTAAAGCAAAGCATATATTTTTCCCATATCtcgctataaataaaaacttccATAATgatttcaagattattttcttagtttgattttcttgtttttttttttatatttatagttatcAGGCAGATCATCGAACTGATATTAATTTGTGAGGCATTTGGATTTCgcttataatcaaaatatgtaTCAATTGATTGAATTATGTGAAGTGGTATTTTAGGTTtagcatatattttaatataatttactattgTATGTTTTTGTTGTATAagcaaatgtaataatataattacaaatatttacaaataagttacaaaataatattaaatcgatGATCTGTCTAATGGTAAAAAATCATATTCAATAAgtaaatgtacatatacatgtatactacatacatacatacgcatatatatatatatacacactcccatacatacatatatgtgtatatatatatacatatatacatatacatatatacatatacatatatatatatatacatatacatatatcttatatgtatCTAACTAACAAGCTTGTAagcttcaaataaaaattctaataaactttatacaaaattatctaaaaattaatatttttaattcattaaatttcagttttttatttattaaattataattaaattttataatttatttagatctctaaagtttaatttgcaagaaagtttttgtttttaaatactaataaaaatggttgttgttaatattttcaataaagagaaaaatttattccaaattGGCAAAAAAATCTGTCATTACAATGTACCtaagaaataagataaaaatactctgtatatagaattatttctatttcttagaaTCTATGAAGgatttctttgtatttaagaGTAcctaattttacatataagaCAGGGCGTTGAAAAGTAATAAGTGTATAAcaacaagaaatatatatatagaagggTAAAAACCACACTAGtgtaagttaaatattttaaagaatttgacttacaccactgtagtttatatatatatatatatatatatatatatatatatatatatatacacacacatatgtttctctttcttcttccgtgaaattatgtatattaaaatatattacttttacttattttactttttacattaaatgactatattataattatatatgttacagaaTAAAAGGAATGTATTTTGATCTTTACGAATCTTCTGTTTTTAGAAATAACactttattctttttgttaatatcaTTTTCACAATCTTggtcatttaaaatattttttcacattttcttgGTACGTATTGTGTTTtaccgtatttttttatattgcttaCAGGCCTGTATAATAGCATATACAATATCAATGCTATTTCCCTATATGCAGTACAGTTAAAATCTTATACCATGATATAACATAAGACTATactttatgttttaatttgacGATAGTATCGTGCACGCTCTCTattacactatatatatacggaCGTTCCATTGGATTGACTTTTAAcatcatcaaaattaaattttgcatatcCTGGAAAAGAAACATACAATTTATCTATGGAAAAAATTATACCGCACTATAATAAAAGCCTGTACATGAAGAGaagtacaattttattgaaaaagcaAAACAACGTATGATcttgtgtgtatgtgtgtgtgtgtgtgtgtgtgtgtgtgggcgcgcgcgcgtatacggGTGTATCAGACGTATCACCCGTTAATGGAAGATTCCTGAGATTATTTGGAGACGAAAATCCTAATGCCAAAATGTCGAGGCTATCAAGTTGTCATCCCGATATTCATCGGTCTTGTGAACAAtgtacaaagaaataaagtgaataataatttcaaatatttctatcGAGTTGAGTAAATTGTGGAAGAGCCGTTTTGATATGCGACGTCTCTGAGTGCGCAAAATTTCGACAAGCACATTAGTGAACTTTAAACCTTTCCCGTTCAAACTGCTGTAGCAGCCtgattaagatattaatagaagagaaatatgttttttgtttGAGAATGTGACAatgaataaatgtttaatgaaataatttaaaatagaaaacaaaatagaattataaatatttaaattttatgagaaatacTTGATTGTTTAATTCATATATTGCTactcaaattttaatataaaaaatgtttagtcAGTGGACACACTTAAAAGAAGCGTAATATATAACAGATTACCTCATTATAAGGGGCATCTTCTGGAAATGTTATATGTGCGCTAATCACAGCAAGTGCTACGCTGTCGCCTCGTTCATAAACAGTATCAAAAGgagatttaaaataacataatgcATACAGTATACATCCCATCGACTAAAAAAGACATATTAAATTCAGAATACatgttattttgaattaaGGCAAGCGTTAAAGCACTGTAACTCTAACCCAAATGTCTGTTCGTTCGTCAACCATACAATAACTCTCAACATTGAATAATTCTGGAGCTCTATATGGCATGGAACATCTTTCAGCTGCTAAGTCTTGTAAAGTCCGTGCAGCTTGAGTACCACATACTTGAACTCTGGCAGTTGATACAGAACCTAAACCATTGtcttatatttaatgacaAAAATTCATATACACATTTGTTAAatactaatataataaaatttaatatacccAAATCCATAATAATAGGTATTCCATCGTCGCTAAGTACTATATTTGCAGTTTTTAAATCTCTATGAGCAAGAGGTTCTGGTTTAGCCTCATGAAATGCTTTTACACCTTCACAgatctgtaaaaaaatgctCAGGATATCTGTAGGACTTATGTAATTACAATTCTTTGCTCGTTGTTCTAAATCATTTGCTAAAGTTCCtttctaaaattacaatagttaattaattggtttattagaaaacatatatatatatatatatatatatatatatatatatatatatgtatatagatatatatagataacatTTAAAACATCATACTTTTGTTAAGAAACCATGTCAACTTACATGATAATATGGTAAAACAATTAACATTTCGCTCGTTGTATTCACGATTAGGTCTGCTGTACCTTTGCAAGTCGAATCTATACATTCTATAACATTTGGATgctttatcaatttataatattcaaccTCTTTTGCTGCTAATTGCTGATCTTCTGGTCCATGACaagtaattttcttaatagCGTACTTTTTATGTGTAATGATTTCTTCAACCAAAAGTACTGTGCTAAATCCACTAAAAATTTagtgtaaaatttattcatacTCTGTCAGTCATCCCACTTTTTAaggttattaattattcttataaaagtAATGACATACTATAAATACTATCTTTTTGCAtatgttttaagaaaatctcTTTTCTTGTGTTTAATTTGTTGttgaataaatttagattatataCAGGTATCCCGTTTCTCTGGAAAGTTTACTTTACATCACTTTACTTTTAAGTGGCATAAAGACCTACATTGGTACCTGTTTATACTATTAAAGAAAATCCGAAGATTTACGAAACAAATCTTTcccatataaattaatgacgATTGTTTCTTCGCTTTACGCAATTTCAGTTTATGAATGGTTTTATAGGAACGCTCTACTTTCGGATAGCAGAGGAAACTGTAAttgtttagaaataatttttataggaaTACTACTTTCTTATTGGAATACTATTACATGAGGTACATTATGTATGCAATAAATTGTACGATTAtcaatcaatataattataagcgaaaaattatattaattatgaaaaattgtttgataAAACTTGCCCATCTCCGAGGTGTTCGCAGACCTTATATTTCCTCGAGTTTACCGTAATGATCTCTTTAGTGCATATACAACccattctaaaaattatatttaaacctAAGCTATTCATTCTCGTtgtttattatcattataataaaaacgaaaagaattttacgagaattatCTCGCTGCTTTTACTACTAAAGTAGGCTGCGTTCCAAAATTCATTCTCGATAACTATagggtctgttttctattgccgaactggctgcactagttcagagtttagTTTATAGGTTTGGTCGCGTCGCATGCCCCACCATGCTCCTAATCACTCCAACGCACTCCAAAAACTCATCTGCTCCAATCGCCACCTTTTATCCGTGATCCAAGTGCTCTTGGTGTTTATTGGAG is part of the Temnothorax longispinosus isolate EJ_2023e chromosome 12, Tlon_JGU_v1, whole genome shotgun sequence genome and encodes:
- the LOC139822618 gene encoding testis-expressed protein 9 codes for the protein MSDDLLAKEKEFYRLNRDLQLKTRDVMKTVDSIIHARTENLFNNANPNLEDAKAARLGDTTLRIDKQLRTSSIKVSEAPASVECIDDTEIPKKDSNVGNKAVITLLKGKIDMLYKKLQTVQLEYNNKCDYCKELEGEKKGLDDAQIKLRNQIETLNDTVTKLERVNSDTLSDYQALSNENIVLKKDLESFKKEIRTLNQQSTNLDVRLNRSLESNEKLKSALKCSQIEEKELRNQIRKLQDDKRLAVKNLEKQRSELVQAFKKQTLLIDNLKKQNIHLMANGQITLTKEDFAKLLEWKPQKVTDVS
- the LOC139822617 gene encoding serine/threonine-protein kinase 16 isoform X2, which codes for MGCICTKEIITVNSRKYKVCEHLGDGFLCYPKVERSYKTIHKLKLRKAKKQSSLIYMGKICFVNLRIFFNSINSGFSTVLLVEEIITHKKYAIKKITCHGPEDQQLAAKEVEYYKLIKHPNVIECIDSTCKGTADLIVNTTSEMLIVLPYYHKGTLANDLEQRAKNCNYISPTDILSIFLQICEGVKAFHEAKPEPLAHRDLKTANIVLSDDGIPIIMDLGSVSTARVQVCGTQAARTLQDLAAERCSMPYRAPELFNVESYCMVDERTDIWSMGCILYALCYFKSPFDTVYERGDSVALAVISAHITFPEDAPYNEDMQNLILMMLKVNPMERPYIYSVIESVHDTIVKLKHKV
- the LOC139822617 gene encoding serine/threonine-protein kinase 16 isoform X1; translation: MNSLGLNIIFRMGCICTKEIITVNSRKYKVCEHLGDGFLCYPKVERSYKTIHKLKLRKAKKQSSLIYMGKICFVNLRIFFNSINSGFSTVLLVEEIITHKKYAIKKITCHGPEDQQLAAKEVEYYKLIKHPNVIECIDSTCKGTADLIVNTTSEMLIVLPYYHKGTLANDLEQRAKNCNYISPTDILSIFLQICEGVKAFHEAKPEPLAHRDLKTANIVLSDDGIPIIMDLGSVSTARVQVCGTQAARTLQDLAAERCSMPYRAPELFNVESYCMVDERTDIWSMGCILYALCYFKSPFDTVYERGDSVALAVISAHITFPEDAPYNEDMQNLILMMLKVNPMERPYIYSVIESVHDTIVKLKHKV
- the LOC139822617 gene encoding serine/threonine-protein kinase 16 isoform X5, with the protein product MGCICTKEIITVNSRKYKVCEHLGDGGFSTVLLVEEIITHKKYAIKKITCHGPEDQQLAAKEVEYYKLIKHPNVIECIDSTCKGTADLIVNTTSEMLIVLPYYHKGTLANDLEQRAKNCNYISPTDILSIFLQICEGVKAFHEAKPEPLAHRDLKTANIVLSDDGIPIIMDLGSVSTARVQVCGTQAARTLQDLAAERCSMPYRAPELFNVESYCMVDERTDIWSMGCILYALCYFKSPFDTVYERGDSVALAVISAHITFPEDAPYNEDMQNLILMMLKVNPMERPYIYSVIESVHDTIVKLKHKV
- the LOC139822617 gene encoding serine/threonine-protein kinase 16 isoform X4; this encodes MNSLGLNIIFRMGCICTKEIITVNSRKYKVCEHLGDGGFSTVLLVEEIITHKKYAIKKITCHGPEDQQLAAKEVEYYKLIKHPNVIECIDSTCKGTADLIVNTTSEMLIVLPYYHKGTLANDLEQRAKNCNYISPTDILSIFLQICEGVKAFHEAKPEPLAHRDLKTANIVLSDDGIPIIMDLGSVSTARVQVCGTQAARTLQDLAAERCSMPYRAPELFNVESYCMVDERTDIWSMGCILYALCYFKSPFDTVYERGDSVALAVISAHITFPEDAPYNEDMQNLILMMLKVNPMERPYIYSVIESVHDTIVKLKHKV
- the LOC139822617 gene encoding serine/threonine-protein kinase 16 isoform X3 is translated as MNSLGLNIIFRMGCICTKEIITVNSRKYKVCEHLGDGFLCYPKVERSYKTIHKLKLRKAKKQSSLIYMGKICFVNLRIFFNSINSGFSTVLLVEEIITHKKYAIKKITCHGPEDQQLAAKEVEYYKLIKHPNVIECIDSTCKGTADLIVNTTSEMLIVLPYYHICEGVKAFHEAKPEPLAHRDLKTANIVLSDDGIPIIMDLGSVSTARVQVCGTQAARTLQDLAAERCSMPYRAPELFNVESYCMVDERTDIWSMGCILYALCYFKSPFDTVYERGDSVALAVISAHITFPEDAPYNEDMQNLILMMLKVNPMERPYIYSVIESVHDTIVKLKHKV